The DNA window aaaaaaaaagaaaaagaaaatgtaaaagcccTTACCTGGCTTGCCTCCTTTACAATTGTTTCTCTGGTGAAGAAGGCAGCAAGCTGGATGAATTAGAAGAATTAAAGTGTGCTTAGAGTTTTTGGTAGGTACATAGTTCAGTGCTGGAACCTGAGTTTCCTGGAAAAACAAAGACATATCACAGAGCTATTTCCAAGGTTCAGGGCTGGCTCGTGTGGCTTTGAGTCCTGCATTGCTGTCCTAAGTGAGATTATAGGCTACACCAGAATGGGGAGAGCCTGCCCTCAGTTAAGAGGGATTCCACCACAAGGTTCTTGCCATTGCGTGGGCAAATATTCTCATTAGGAATAACCTGATTTGTCAGAAAGTACGCCTTCAATGTTCAAGTAGGTGCACAGGGATATAAACCTAGAAAAAACATGCCAGGGTGAATCATACCAGGATAAAAGGATTACTCTCATTTGATTTCCAAACTATGTTAACCCCATCACAAAGCCTGTCCCAGACCCCATTCTCCATAGAAATCTCATAGTTCCAGGTAGGTTTTCTTAGCACAAGATATAGCAGCAGCCTCTCACTCCCACAGTACTGATAGCTTGTGCCCTAAAGCATTTGGGAAGTGACAGGCTAGAAAGGGCTAAAATGAAGTCTGACTTGTCTTAGTCCTTGTCGTTGTTATCCATAGCCTCAAGTGCACTACTCACAAGGCAGCAAGAGAGGCACTTAGTGTTTTCTAACACAGACCAACATCACACCAGAAACAATCTGAAACCAGGGTTCTAGATCACACCTTGTGGGTGCCTCTTGGCAACAAGTTGTCGCCCTCATTCTGTCCCTAACGCAAAGGTTCACAACTTTAGCCCTGGATCCTGCCTATTTACAAGACAGGGGTCCCCTCTGTCAGTCACTTCTCTTAGCCTACCATTCTCTGTTCCTATGCTAGCGAAGTTTCCACCCACTATAATTGGTATGCACGGCCGGGAGCTCCACCTCATCTGACGTCCAAAAGCACCAGCCTGGGGGTGGCCAGGAACAGCGGAGGGAGCTTTTCAGGCACTGAGGGCCCACTGTAATTTGGCTTCACAAAGCTCACAGCATTAGGCCCAGGGCCCATCACGGCCCATCAGAAGTTCCATGGAGCATTCATCCTCAGATCTGTGTTCCACTCCTTGGAGTTCCTGCACCTTTACCAGTTCATTTTTAAGATCTAATTCTTTCTACCTTCATTTCCGTAAGTTTATAGTTCATTCTTAACTCCCCTAGCACACCTGAACCctaaagcttttttgtttgttttgtttttgtttttcgaggtagtgtatcactctagctcaggctgacctggaattcactatgtagtctcagggtggcctcgaactcatggaaatcctcctacctctgcctcccaagtgctgggattaaaggcatatgcttccacgcccggccctaaaacttttttattttttatttattttatttatttatttatttattttttggttttttgaggtagggtctcactctggtccaggctaacctggaattaactctgtagtctcagggtggccttgaactcacggcgatcctcctacctctgcctcccgagtgctgggattaaaggtgtgtgccaccacgcctggccctaaaGCTTTTTTAAACTGCAGTTTCTAAAATCTTCACTCACCTGGTAACTCATCATGTATCTTAGGCAAATAATTTAAGCCTGTTGTTCAATGGCATCTTCCTCTAAGAGGTATACAGGCAGTGTCTATCTCCAGTATGCTACACTAAAGATGAACAGTTCACATGTGACAATCATCTAGCCTTCACCTTGAGTCTGAGATAGCCCAGCAGCTTAAATGGAACACGAGAAACTGGTCTCTTAAGAAACTCAGTTTCCACTATTGAATGATTTAAGCTTGCAAGTCAAAATAGAAAGCAAGCTGGCAAGAGTTTAGCACACGCAAAATAGGATAGGCCTGGCATCTGAAGTTTTAGAATATAAGATAAAAGTGTGGAGGTAGGAGCCCTAGGTCTTACTGGGCTACACAAGATCTCGTGGCTTAACAAAAAAtcatcagggcatggtggcgcacacctttaatcccagcacttgggaggtaggaagatcactgtaaattcaaggacactcaaactacatagtgaattccaggtcagcctggaccagagtgaaaccctatctcataaaaacaaacaaacaaaaaaaaaaaatcaccagggcTGGTGAggtgacttagcaattaaggtgcttgactacaaagctgaagtaccaaggttcaattccccaggacccacataaagccagatgcatgtgtctggagttcattggcagcagctggaggtcctggcacatgcttctctccttctccctctccctctttttctctctcaaatacatatttttttataaaggcCTGATGCCAGGCATGAAggaacacacctttgatcccagcacttgggaggcagagataggaggatcatcatgggttcaaggccaccctgagactacatagtgaattccaggtcagcctgggctagagcaaggctctaactcaaaaaacaaaaaacaaacaaacaaaaaaaaaaaacccctcataATAAGGGCCTGgaggatggcacagtggttaaaggtgcttacttgcaaagcatgacagcctgagtttgattccgtagcacccatgtaaagccagatgaacaaagccacatacatctggagtttgcaagaggccgtggcatgcctatactctctctttctctctccctctcctggcaaataaatgaaataaagttaaaaaaaatcatgggctggaaggatttcttagtggttaaggcactggcctgtgaagcctaccaagttcaattccccaatactcacggtaagctagatgcacaatgtgacacatgcatcaggagttcctgtggctgtggctggaggccctggcatgcccattctctctctatctgaatcCCTCtcaactaattaaataaaatatttaaaaaataaaaattttcataatTCTTAACAGAGTAACCATCAATCAGATACTATGCTGATGATTTATACCCATTTCATCCTTTCATGTCCAAATAACCCACTGCTCATAAGGTATATAATTTTTTctcatccttttttgttttgttttccaaggtagggtctgaacctgtagttccaggctggccttgaactgacagcaatcctcctacctctacctcccaagtgctgggatgaaaggcgtacaCACACCACCAGATGCAGCTCATCCTTTTCTCAATGGGGGGTGGCATTGTTTGAAACAACATCTcacctctggtccaggcttacccCACTGACAATGTTGCTCCCATAACCACACAACCAACCTCCTGATTCTTgcaattaaaagcatgagccagaggtggagagatggcttagcggtgaagcacttgcctgtgaatcctaaggaccccagttcgaggctcaattccccaggacccacgttagccagatgcacaagggggcgcacacatctagagttcgtttgtagtggctggaagccctggcgcacccattctctctctccctctctgcctctttctctctctgtgtcactctcaaataagtaaaaaataaacaacaacaacaacaaaaaaaaaacctttaaaaaacaacatgAGTCAAACCGGgaatggtggtgtacgcctttcatcccagcacttgggaggctgaggtagaagcatcactgtgagttttgaggccagtttggaactacatagtgaactgtcATAAATAGTGAATAGTcacagtcagccagggctaccttggaaaaccaaaataaataaataaacaaaagcatgagccaatggctggagagatgattgagCAGGTAAGGcatccagcacccatgtaatgccagatacacgATGTGGTACATGAagttagagtttgtttgcagtggctagagtccctggtgtgcccatactctctcctctctctttttctctcaaataaatcaataaaatatttgttagagCATGACCAAAATGTCTATGCTTTTTCTATCATTGctcttgttctttttgttttctttaaagcagAGATGAAAATTAACTGGAGGACAAGTGTCATGCCCACGCCTGAATTTCTAGGACTTCAGACAGGGAAGCAGAAGGAGCCAGAGTTCAATGTCATTCTCCACTACACAGAGCTCAATGCCAGTCTGGAGTATAtgagatgaaagaaaaaagaaaatagagtaaagaaaggaaagagggagagacagagggaagaaggaaaggaaggaagacaagcataagaaagagaaagagggaaaaacaaGAGACTCAATATATGTTCACATGGCCAAAGAACTAGCAAGAAATACAACAAggatttcagaaaataaaatggaactaCAAAATGACCCAGTTAAATCACATCCAGACATTTACTTCCACTATAACGTCCCATAGAGTTACTTACACATGCATGTTCACTGCTGATCTATGCACAATACCTAGGCAAACGAATccgcctagatgtccatcaactaataaatgaacaaagaaaatataacatatatacacaatggaatttgacaCAGctctaaagagaaataaaatttgctccattttaaattttaaaatcatttttatttttaacattaaacATCCTCAATGACAGTATAGAAAAGTACTCCTTTTGACAGTCATATGTGATTATTCAGTTTTCAAACTAGTTGTAAAACAGAACATGCTCACAAATTGaatatctctgtcttttttttcaaaaacacccACCAAGTAGCTATCAAGCTACTCACCAACCCAAGAGGAAACACAACTGTCCAAGAGCTGACAAAACCTAGAAATAAAAATCTGGATGTCATGCTAAATAACCACCCAAAACACTGCTGCAGAAAAGGGGGGACATTAAGGGGTTAGAGAGAGGTGTCAGCAGTTGAGTATACTTACTGCCCAATTGTAAGAGCCAGAAGGCTTGAGACTGCCAGAATCTGAACCTCCAGATCCCAATTACATGTATGGATATGGCTATgtatacctataaccccagttctaGAAGTGAACAGAAAACTAAGAATCTAGGCCAAGTTATAGAAACTCCAGTTCAAAAGAAGATCATGAAGAAGTATGATGGTGGACACCTGAAAGTTTTACCCCAGCTACTTTAGGCAAGCATTTAGAGAGCAACAAAATACTAGACTCATTACCACATCTCTCCCCAatccctctctgtctcacacacacacacaatataaaacAGGTTTGCTAAAAATGGGGGTGGGGTAAGAGGGACAAATTCCCAAAGGGAATGACAGAAGACCTTAAGAATTCAAGAAGTTTAAGACTACAACAAAAATGAGGTATATAGCTTCAAAGGAACATTCAATGGCACTGACAGTATGTCTGaacagttaaaggttcttgattGTAAAACCCGCCAGCTGGGGTTTCTAATCCCcaaacacccacataaaccagatgcaaaaagtggtgcaggcatcttgTGTTGgattgcaatggtaagaggccctggcacttgcaCAAATATGTACACTCACacgcaaattaaataaataacttaaaaaaataaacaaacaaatattcagCTTAGGAACATACTAGGATTTCTCCTAACCCAGCACCAAATAAAAACATGTGTTTCTGGAATTAACTCTAAAACTATGCAAACTATGCATGTCAACAGAAGGTGTGATGAGGTAAAGGGAAAAAGTGTAGAACAAACGGGGGTAAAGACAAGTTTGAGTCAAAGCTCCACTCCCCAGGAAAGTGTCAAAACAAACTCTACTGAGCCAGAATCACTGAATTCTAGATTCAGCTCAAACTATACAGAACACTCATAAACATCAAGGGACCCACGGGATCACAAATATATcacttcaaatatatatattggttttatgaggtagtgtctcactctagcccaggatgacatgcacactacacaaaaatatttcttattaggCTCTGAAAACCAAATGAAACTGACATTAGAACACCCAGTCACAAAGTAGAAGTTTCTCGACAAAGAGaactaacaacaaaaatttaggttgggggctagagagatggcttagcagttaaggcatttgctggcaaagccaaaggccccaggttcaatacccagaacccatgtaagccagaggcacaagggagcgcatgtgtcaggagtttgtttgcagtggctgaaaggcctaacaggcccattctctttctctctccccctccctctcgctctctaataaataaatttaaataaggaaaaaaattaggTTGGAAGGAATGTGAACAACATGGAGTGAATGAGATCAGGCTCCCAGCACAATTTTAGTAAAGATTCAACTCACTACAACTCCAACAGAACATCTCCAAGGATTCTTGGACAAAGCTTTTTATATTTAACTGGACACTGAGTTTTACTAAAGATTGAATAAGAGAATATTCAACTGTTCAAAGATTTGggaatattataatattttctaTTCTATAGATTCCAATGGCTGAATCCTTGCCTCATAAGTTTATATGAAGTGGAAAAAATGTATGAGTTTTCTGATCAGTAGTGCaacatgaacaaaaacaaaaacaaaaactttttttaaacacATTCAGACTAAGAATATACAATGATTTCTCATATGACAGCAGCAAATGAAAGAGTTTGTCTATGGAATTAAGTCTAAAACTGTGCTTGTCAACAGAAGGTGTGAAGGAGGTAAAAGGAGAAAATGCAGAACAAACAGGAACAAAGACAAGCTGGAGTCAAAGCTCCACTCCCCAGGAAAGCACAACAGCAAACTCTTCTGAGCCACAATCACTAAAATCTAGATTTAGCTCAAAACCGAAAAATCAGGCAGAACATCAAGTGACCCATAGGGTCAAAAATATTATACATCAAAAACATCTTAAGTATTAAACATATCAATtctgaaaaccaaatcaaaatgACACTGGGACACAGTCACAGAGTAAAAACGTCTCTCCAAAGAGAACCAACAGCAGAACTTTAGGTTGGAAGGAATGTGAACAACATGTAGTGAATGAGAGCAGACTCCCACTACAATTTTAATAAGGCCTTGACTCACTCCAGCTCCTTAAGAATGTCTCCAAGGGATTGTTCTTGGACCCACTTTTGTAAATTTAACCAGACCCTAAGTTTTAGCTAAAGATtgatgaagaaaatatttattcaaagatTTGGATATATTACAATATTCTCTATTCTATAGTTTTCAGTGTCTGAACTTGGTCTTGTAATTGTATGTGATGTGGAAAAGTGTGTGAATGTGTCTTATCAGTAGTGTCACCAGGAAATATAAACCTGTTCCTCCTTGTCTTCTACACAGGAAGAGTGAATGCATGGTGCCCTCATTGTCTTGCAAGGTTTCTTTGTGCACTTGTTTAATGAAACATTCCACTTCCCTATCATGAGCAAAAGTTAACTAGTGATCAGTTTCATCCACGCTAATTATCATCCTCAAAAACCATACCCTGGAACAATCTGCTAAAGCATGGAGAACTAGGATCAGTGAAATGTTTGTAAGGGTTTGCTCGAGAGAGAGATCCCATGCAGATCCAGCAGAAATAATGTTTACAGCCAGGACATAACATCTTGTTACATCCATCTGACTTCTGTATAGGAGTCCCGCAAGAAGGGCAGCTCTTTGAGTTATTATCCAGCCACGTTTTACTTCTCATCTCTTCCAAGGCCTTCTGAATCACTCTCTTACCATACCTCTGTTCCAATAATCTTTTATTGGCCTCATCTGCTTGCAGGTATTCTTTGCGTAACTCTTTTAATTTGTCTGCATCTACCTTACATGGAGCCATCGCATGGTAGGTCAATCTGCACAAGGTACAGAAGGCAAAACTGCAACTGGGGCAGATGCCCATGGTACAGCCAGGCTCTTGCATCACAGGCAGCTGGCAGCACGGGCGGGGGCAGTACACGACATCTGGCATCATATCCAAGGTAGACTGGAGGAGAAGGCGGTCGTAACGGGCGAATGACTCTGCTTCCACCAGCTCCTTGACCTGACCAGGAGTGGCCACTGAAGGACACTTGGGTTCTGGGCAGTTGAGGCTTTGAACTTGGCCATCTCTGATCTGGATTTCAAAATAGTCCTTCAGGCAGGCTCTACAATACACGTGTTTGCAATCCAAGAAGCACATGCATTTGCTACCCAGCTTCTCACAAAAGCAGATATTGCACAGGAACAATTTACTATTAAAGCATTTTGTCTGCTGAGCTTGGTCAAAGTCCAAGATGTTCTGGATCAGACTTGACAATGACTCCACATCCTGCACAGCCCTCTCATCTACAGCCTCCTCTTGCTCAACATCAGATCCAGCAGCTCCTCCTAAATCCAGCTCTGTGTTGGAAGAGGCTTCAGCCACCCTTCTCTGGACTTTGTTCTGAGACCCCATCTTGAGCTCAAAAGGAGAGACGATATTCAGGTACTCGAGGGTCTCCGTCTTAAGAAACTGCAGCCATGAGAACAGCACCACACTGCCTCGGTGTTCTTCCCATAGGTTGTCTAAGTGCTGGCAGAGAGCAGAGAGCTGAGCTGGTGACAGCCATTTGCTAGTAAGTGTGAAGGAAGGTGGAGAGGAGGATGGGTAATCTGGGGGCAGTTCAAAGTTCAGCACAAGCGGTGGCAGATAGCAAATGGTGTGTTCAAAATCTCTCCCAAGGGCAGGGCACTCATTTGAACTATTGCTCACAAATACCTTGAAATTTTGTGGCAAATCCAAGTAGATCCTGGTTTCTCCACCTTGGACAGACTCTGCTTTTCTGAACTCATCTGCATCATAAATACTCTCCAGGACCAGCAACTCATCCTCCTGAGCTTCTCGATCTTCAGCAGACATTTTCTGTGAATAACAAACGGAAGATACAATATTAACACTGCAGTCTTTATTTCAGTTCCATTTAGAATTTGTGCACATCCCATTTATTCTCCAGCAACTTGAGCTGAGATGACTGAAGCTGGAATAAGACACCAATGTGTGTGATTCATATTTAGACATGATAGAAACCCTGCCATCAACAACCAGGAACAGCTGGAGCCCAGCACTAGGAACACAGCATGCTGGGAGAATATGGGGCATGGGTCTGTCCAGGGCACCCAGGAGAGCAGGAAATTGACCTTCTTCCTTCTTTGGAGCTTCAGAAACATCAGAGGCCAGAGTTTGGCAGCCTTGTCCTGGGTTTGGAAACCTGGTGTACATTAAACCTGGCACACACTAAGCAGATCCAGTCAGGCCTCCACTCCATGCCTCCTGGTGCTCAtcaccttctctttttttttttcaatatattttatttatttgagagagagaaagagagaatgggcacaccagggcctccagccagtataaatggactccagatgcatttacacccttgtgcatctggcttacgtcggtgctggagaatcaaaccagggttttgcaagcaaacaactgaactgctaagacatctctccagcctgcatcatcttttcttataaaaaagatactgaagctgggcatggtggcacatacttttaggcccagcacctgagaggcagaggtagaaatattgctatgagttcaaggccaccctgagactacaatgcgaattccgggtcagcctgggctagaacaagatattaccttgaaaaagtaaaacaagaagtCTATACTGAGCCAGGCCTGggggcactcacctttaatcccagtccctgggagtcagaggtaaaAAGTTTGCTATGAGttaagggccaccctgagactaccaagtgaattccaggtcagcctgggctagagggagatcctacttcaaaaataaaaacaaaccaacaacaacaaaaaaaagaaagaaaaggaagataataaaatttattgaaGGCCAGGTGGATAACCATAAGTACCATTCTACTGCCTGGGAGTTGGAAGCggtaggatcaggagttcaatgtcACCTCTAATGCATATTGAATTTGACACCAGGCTGGGCAAAACCAgactctttcaaaaagaaaaatatcacggggctagagggatgacttattaaggcacttacctgcaaagccaaaggtcccagataTGATTCTGCTGGACCGaaataagcagatgcacaagaggaggggtgcatgtgtctggagttcgttgtagaggctagaggctctggtgcacccgttctctctccttccctctctccctttttctgtcaaataaataacaatcaaaaaataaaaaaacactgaCTGAGAAGGAAGACAAATGCCTCTAGTAGTGTTCTCAGAATGCTCAGGATTTGAAATGTCAGAATGAGTCACACAATAGTCATGTTCCATAAATGAAAACAGGATCCCAATGGGGACTGTTCACCTGGTGCATGGTTACTTCATGGGGAGGAAGGGTGCAGTCTACTGCATTTGATAGTGTGGTTTGAGAATGAAAACAGAGCCCCTCAGTCAGGGTATGCAGTGCCTAAAGCTCTTGCTGTTCATCAGTTCTCCACAGGTTGATGTGCACTGCCCGAGAGAAAGGCGGCCAGACATGCATCCTTCTCATGCGGCATGGCCACCACAACCTCAAACTGCCAAATCAGAAGTCAACCACAAAGCCCTCCAGTTTTATACCCTGAATAAGGTATATAAGACTAGAAATGGAGTAGTTCACGCTAAAAAAGTATTACAGGTAACAGAATGCTTATATAAACTAGACTGCTTTTGACACCTGTAAGAAAATTGTATAGATGGCaattgggaaggaaaaaaaagattgttCCTATCTGTCAGCAAAACCGTTGAGCTATACTCAGCTGAAGTCCTCATCAGGATTCTGTTGATCCAGTAGACGGACATGTGTGAATGGGAAGTGACCTCGTTTGCCATTACACTCCCCTTCCCACTGACCACTCACATTAATCTTTGTAACCTTTACCAGCTCACCGACCTCCAAAGCCAAGGCTGTCTTGTCGTAGGCATTAGGGACTCGCTTCTGGATAACCCTGGCATAAATGGGCCCATTCTGGAGGTTAGGGAGCGGAGTGTTGACGCTGGGTTGGGCATAGGGCCCAGGCTCCCGCCCACCCAGTGGCTGTGGGTGGGAACCCTCCTGGTTACTTCCAATCAGAGCCCATACTGAGGCGGGGGCAGGTCTATACTTCTC is part of the Jaculus jaculus isolate mJacJac1 chromosome X, mJacJac1.mat.Y.cur, whole genome shotgun sequence genome and encodes:
- the LOC101611396 gene encoding E3 ubiquitin-protein ligase RNF14-like, translated to MHPSSCASAYFGPAESYLGPLALQKMSAEDREAQEDELLVLESIYDADEFRKAESVQGGETRIYLDLPQNFKVFVSNSSNECPALGRDFEHTICYLPPLVLNFELPPDYPSSSPPSFTLTSKWLSPAQLSALCQHLDNLWEEHRGSVVLFSWLQFLKTETLEYLNIVSPFELKMGSQNKVQRRVAEASSNTELDLGGAAGSDVEQEEAVDERAVQDVESLSSLIQNILDFDQAQQTKCFNSKLFLCNICFCEKLGSKCMCFLDCKHVYCRACLKDYFEIQIRDGQVQSLNCPEPKCPSVATPGQVKELVEAESFARYDRLLLQSTLDMMPDVVYCPRPCCQLPVMQEPGCTMGICPSCSFAFCTLCRLTYHAMAPCKVDADKLKELRKEYLQADEANKRLLEQRYGKRVIQKALEEMRSKTWLDNNSKSCPSCGTPIQKSDGCNKMLCPGCKHYFCWICMGSLSRANPYKHFTDPSSPCFSRLFQGMVFEDDN